In Paenibacillus sp. G2S3, a single window of DNA contains:
- a CDS encoding TadE family protein → MGYGYWIRGKTKEEGSMVVEAAMVLPIFLLFVLFLISIVQMTLYSTALQSTASDTVKSISTHIYPAALAVQKWGATIETGADPVKDGTDLSTGNQAESNWTIPRLSLTDWGSSYAMSLPKPLNEWVMSALEKGEGPLQKLQAETSESVLDLAIKPLLKPYLSSDLLDYDRIHVSNIIVPELKKSTRPYFGLVVSYELPMKVPFLNQRIVLEASAVERLWIGDTGEGTNKGNDGTGQPEDFIKILEKPNPAVANKQGKVRAKIPPNASASLSVFYKSGGSTAKYLGWKQADADGYIEWEWKIGVNTTPGSWPFVIQLDDGRSIEVMFTVVK, encoded by the coding sequence ATGGGGTACGGGTACTGGATTAGGGGGAAGACGAAGGAAGAAGGCAGCATGGTAGTAGAAGCGGCGATGGTTCTTCCGATCTTCTTACTGTTTGTTCTGTTCCTAATTTCTATTGTACAGATGACCTTGTATTCGACAGCCTTACAAAGCACAGCATCCGATACTGTGAAATCTATTTCAACGCATATTTATCCGGCAGCTTTGGCGGTGCAGAAATGGGGGGCAACAATTGAAACTGGTGCAGATCCAGTGAAGGACGGAACGGATCTATCCACTGGCAATCAAGCTGAATCGAATTGGACGATTCCTCGCTTGTCACTTACAGATTGGGGCAGTAGTTATGCAATGTCATTACCTAAGCCGCTGAATGAGTGGGTCATGTCGGCTTTAGAGAAGGGCGAGGGACCTCTGCAGAAGCTACAGGCTGAGACCTCTGAAAGTGTACTGGATCTAGCCATTAAGCCCTTATTGAAGCCGTATCTATCATCAGACTTACTGGATTATGATCGAATTCATGTATCCAACATTATCGTGCCTGAGTTAAAGAAGAGTACCCGACCTTACTTTGGATTGGTTGTTAGTTATGAACTGCCGATGAAGGTGCCCTTTCTTAACCAACGCATTGTACTTGAGGCAAGTGCTGTTGAACGTCTTTGGATCGGGGATACAGGAGAGGGTACAAATAAGGGCAATGATGGCACTGGCCAACCAGAGGATTTTATTAAGATTTTGGAGAAACCGAATCCAGCTGTAGCCAATAAGCAAGGCAAAGTTCGTGCTAAAATTCCGCCGAATGCTTCCGCTAGCTTATCCGTTTTTTATAAAAGCGGGGGAAGTACTGCTAAATATTTAGGCTGGAAACAAGCGGATGCGGACGGATATATCGAGTGGGAGTGGAAAATTGGTGTGAATACCACACCGGGCTCGTGGCCATTTGTAATTCAGCTTGATGACGGTAGATCTATTGAGGTCATGTTCACAGTAGTGAAATGA
- a CDS encoding prepilin peptidase, producing the protein MAEWAFWGCLPFLAAAFITDLKSMRIPNWITVSGLLAGLLAQVLMSGWDGLLKAGVGAAAGFSVLLIMHLIGAVGAGDVKLFAGIGAWTGIMFTLQVVMYSVLFGALIGWLIVIKRRETGRRTRKVINTISGFILLKSSFLVRNKDSELLRFPFMLAVIPGTICAYLYF; encoded by the coding sequence ATGGCGGAGTGGGCATTCTGGGGATGTCTGCCGTTTCTGGCAGCTGCATTTATTACGGATCTAAAGTCGATGAGAATACCAAACTGGATCACTGTGTCAGGCTTGCTTGCTGGTCTGCTTGCTCAAGTGCTGATGAGTGGCTGGGATGGACTGCTGAAGGCTGGTGTGGGTGCTGCTGCAGGATTTTCAGTGCTTCTGATCATGCATTTGATAGGGGCGGTTGGCGCGGGAGATGTTAAGCTTTTTGCCGGGATCGGGGCGTGGACAGGAATAATGTTTACATTGCAGGTCGTGATGTACTCCGTTCTGTTCGGAGCTTTAATAGGCTGGCTAATTGTTATAAAGAGACGGGAGACAGGTAGGCGTACGCGTAAGGTTATTAACACAATTTCTGGATTTATATTATTGAAGAGTTCATTCCTAGTAAGAAATAAAGATAGTGAGCTGTTGAGATTTCCTTTCATGCTGGCTGTAATCCCTGGGACCATATGCGCTTATCTTTATTTTTAA
- a CDS encoding DUF6382 domain-containing protein: MLYGLTRDFMQQDGIYMMLGEPEGMPVGKLNMVQARMLMNTEIPHHLRLLLREVDLKVTLEYAVLRKKMLSRLLKSEKLSMTSFFGLLLQIAQGMEDGRLFMLRADQYALHEDYIFIEGSLQSGKVYLTYIPVQGNDPASKLRESLRALIMVMMASITELTGSGVQRVLQYCGEEEFTPAGLKGLLSELLTEGDSIRGQFSSNEEMASTSPKMTEARLVEPERRMHERARELFVNEAAAPQKKISERNEEKGLHTQQNSAPRLSSYSSPSYRMKEEESSLRSTDDNQLTNSQSSSSRTYVILGCLLGDALLWKFLYLNSPKPLWLAVCGIATIALAALSWMVWSGRIRFGSNEDKDHTSEDSAEDANWSPSRRELEWNFGRNPVNTARPAATIPKVDQHPSDPLSSIPSARSESRAEESSFVTPPAPIAPTALLSREETPEQDKRNEKLARNVPYLKRSDEEEAESETIALNRTSFIIGRSAEVAQYVERSEGASRVHAEISRSPSGYVLKDLDSRNGTLFQGEAMIPYKEYPLSEGTVFKIVKGSYTFHMG, translated from the coding sequence TTGTTGTACGGATTAACCCGTGACTTTATGCAGCAGGACGGTATATATATGATGCTTGGCGAACCAGAAGGGATGCCGGTGGGTAAGCTTAATATGGTTCAAGCTCGTATGCTGATGAACACCGAAATTCCTCATCATTTAAGGTTATTACTTAGGGAAGTCGATTTGAAGGTTACCCTGGAATATGCTGTTCTGCGCAAAAAAATGCTCAGTCGTTTGCTCAAAAGTGAGAAGCTGAGCATGACCTCATTTTTTGGCTTACTTCTGCAAATTGCGCAGGGGATGGAAGATGGCAGGTTATTTATGCTGCGGGCGGATCAGTATGCTTTGCATGAGGATTATATTTTTATTGAAGGCTCGTTGCAGAGTGGTAAGGTATACCTCACCTATATCCCTGTTCAGGGGAATGACCCTGCTTCTAAGCTGAGAGAGTCTCTCAGAGCGCTAATCATGGTGATGATGGCGTCTATCACAGAGCTTACTGGCAGTGGTGTTCAAAGAGTATTGCAATACTGTGGGGAAGAAGAATTTACACCAGCGGGCTTAAAGGGTCTTCTTTCAGAGCTGTTGACAGAGGGCGACTCTATTAGAGGGCAATTCAGTAGTAACGAAGAAATGGCATCCACATCACCTAAAATGACAGAAGCACGTCTGGTAGAACCTGAAAGACGAATGCACGAGAGAGCAAGGGAACTGTTTGTGAATGAGGCAGCTGCTCCCCAGAAAAAAATAAGTGAGCGGAACGAGGAAAAGGGTCTGCATACGCAACAGAACTCAGCTCCGCGGTTAAGCAGCTATTCTAGTCCCAGCTATAGGATGAAAGAAGAGGAGAGTTCGCTTCGGTCTACGGACGATAATCAGTTGACGAATTCACAATCCTCAAGCTCAAGAACTTATGTAATTCTAGGGTGCTTATTGGGAGATGCATTATTATGGAAATTCCTATATTTGAATAGTCCAAAGCCATTATGGCTAGCCGTTTGTGGAATCGCAACGATCGCATTGGCTGCCTTAAGCTGGATGGTATGGAGCGGAAGGATAAGGTTTGGAAGTAACGAAGATAAGGATCATACAAGTGAGGATTCTGCTGAAGATGCAAACTGGAGTCCGAGTCGAAGAGAATTGGAGTGGAATTTCGGTAGGAATCCTGTGAACACTGCGCGTCCTGCAGCAACGATTCCAAAGGTAGATCAGCATCCATCCGATCCATTATCTAGCATTCCATCAGCACGATCTGAATCAAGAGCAGAAGAATCTAGTTTTGTAACACCACCAGCGCCTATAGCCCCAACCGCTTTATTATCACGGGAGGAAACACCTGAACAAGACAAACGCAATGAGAAGCTAGCTCGAAATGTTCCTTATCTCAAAAGAAGCGATGAGGAAGAAGCAGAGTCGGAAACCATAGCGTTAAACCGAACTAGCTTTATCATTGGCCGATCGGCAGAAGTAGCTCAGTATGTAGAAAGATCAGAAGGAGCTTCAAGAGTACATGCGGAGATATCTAGGAGCCCAAGCGGATACGTACTTAAGGATCTCGACTCCAGAAATGGAACGCTTTTTCAAGGCGAAGCCATGATCCCTTACAAAGAGTACCCGCTGTCAGAGGGGACCGTATTTAAGATTGTAAAAGGAAGTTACACATTCCACATGGGATGA
- a CDS encoding TIGR01777 family oxidoreductase produces MKYVICGGTGFIGSELAKYWLLAGNEVAIVGRNLPKAAPYHPKLSYHTWDSLNNDQTPLENVDALVNLAGASLSQRWSPSGKKAIMQSRLATVSAAAKLLARLKHKPSVVIQASAVAIYGTSLQDTFSESSPAHVMDFPSEVVKTWEEATDEAYKNIRMIKLRTGVVLGNRNGAFPKMKLPYLLGFGGNIGAGNQWVSWIHLTDIVRLIDFCVENPTITGPVNATAPHPVTNEEFGRTIGKVYKRPHWFPLPAILLKTAVGELSDILLKGQRVLPSAALEHGFIFTFPTLQTALEDLKSQK; encoded by the coding sequence ATGAAATATGTGATATGTGGCGGCACCGGTTTTATTGGCAGCGAACTAGCAAAATACTGGCTACTAGCAGGCAATGAAGTTGCAATCGTCGGTCGCAATCTACCTAAGGCTGCACCTTATCATCCTAAGCTGAGTTACCACACATGGGACAGCCTTAACAATGATCAAACGCCCTTAGAAAATGTGGATGCCTTGGTCAATCTTGCTGGAGCTTCTCTTAGCCAGCGTTGGAGTCCAAGCGGCAAAAAAGCAATTATGCAATCCCGTCTTGCAACCGTTTCCGCAGCAGCTAAACTACTCGCCCGTTTGAAACACAAACCTTCTGTAGTCATTCAGGCGTCCGCTGTGGCTATTTACGGAACCTCTTTGCAAGATACCTTTAGTGAATCATCACCAGCCCATGTCATGGACTTCCCTTCTGAAGTGGTTAAGACCTGGGAAGAGGCTACTGATGAAGCATACAAGAATATCCGTATGATCAAATTGCGTACTGGGGTTGTGCTCGGTAACCGAAACGGAGCATTCCCCAAGATGAAGCTTCCCTATTTACTGGGCTTTGGTGGTAATATCGGCGCGGGAAACCAGTGGGTATCCTGGATTCACCTGACGGATATCGTCCGTCTAATCGATTTTTGTGTTGAGAATCCCACCATCACCGGACCTGTTAATGCGACTGCACCACATCCGGTCACGAACGAAGAGTTCGGTAGAACGATCGGCAAAGTATACAAACGGCCGCATTGGTTCCCACTACCCGCCATCCTGTTAAAAACAGCAGTAGGTGAATTGTCTGATATCTTGCTCAAAGGACAACGCGTTCTTCCATCGGCGGCATTAGAACATGGCTTTATCTTTACCTTCCCCACACTTCAAACCGCATTAGAAGATTTGAAAAGCCAAAAATAG
- a CDS encoding DUF2621 domain-containing protein codes for MSIQSGLGLLSATPSNWFMNSIAFWTFMLLGSMCIGGFFMFRKFLKVLPKADGKSKLDWQNYWVERSRSLWSDESKAFLDQLVQPVPSPFRDIAKHSIAAEIGKIAVESNAKEVTRDHCIKGYIVATPRRDNRFLVNFLEKNKIDYSAYQHLFK; via the coding sequence ATGTCTATCCAATCAGGACTTGGTTTATTATCCGCAACACCGAGCAATTGGTTCATGAACTCTATCGCTTTCTGGACATTTATGCTGCTGGGTTCTATGTGTATCGGCGGTTTTTTTATGTTCCGGAAATTCCTAAAGGTGCTGCCTAAAGCCGATGGAAAATCAAAGCTGGACTGGCAAAATTACTGGGTAGAACGCAGCCGTTCACTCTGGAGTGATGAATCAAAAGCTTTCTTAGACCAGCTTGTTCAGCCTGTGCCTAGCCCTTTTCGCGATATCGCCAAACATTCCATTGCTGCTGAGATCGGTAAGATCGCTGTGGAAAGTAATGCAAAAGAAGTTACTCGTGATCACTGCATTAAAGGTTACATAGTCGCCACACCGCGGCGTGACAATCGTTTCCTCGTCAATTTTCTCGAAAAGAATAAAATCGACTACTCTGCTTACCAGCATTTGTTTAAGTGA